In Niallia sp. FSL W8-0635, one genomic interval encodes:
- a CDS encoding sugar phosphate isomerase/epimerase family protein, protein MLKGINQWCYPDNTPLEMVFQYSRDAGFEAVELNISMDGIGLTMNTSREEAKQIREMADHYGLQLKSISTNLLWKFPLSHQDDKVREQGRKVVEKQIELASFIGADTVLVVPGVVNEETSYLDCYNRSQEELRKVVPLAEKQNVHIGIENVWNKFLLSPLEMARYIDEFHSDYMGAYYDVGNTLQFGYPEQWIEILGDRIRKIHVKDFKQSVGNITGFVPLLAGDVNWKKVFQALKQIGYKDTVTAEIPAYAYGPQYLAEDTAKHLDIMLKHEMVNH, encoded by the coding sequence ATGCTAAAAGGGATTAACCAGTGGTGTTATCCAGATAATACGCCATTAGAGATGGTATTTCAGTATAGTCGTGACGCAGGATTTGAAGCGGTAGAGCTAAATATTAGCATGGATGGCATTGGTCTTACGATGAATACGTCTAGGGAAGAGGCAAAGCAAATTCGAGAAATGGCAGATCATTATGGTTTACAGCTTAAAAGTATTTCTACGAACCTATTATGGAAATTTCCCCTTTCTCATCAGGATGATAAGGTGCGGGAACAAGGGAGAAAAGTGGTGGAAAAACAAATAGAATTAGCTTCTTTTATTGGTGCCGATACGGTTTTAGTCGTGCCAGGCGTGGTCAATGAGGAAACTTCTTATCTTGATTGTTATAATCGCAGTCAAGAAGAGTTAAGAAAAGTAGTGCCACTTGCTGAAAAACAAAATGTTCATATAGGAATTGAAAATGTATGGAATAAGTTTTTGCTTTCTCCATTAGAGATGGCCAGGTATATTGACGAGTTCCATTCCGATTATATGGGTGCCTATTATGATGTCGGGAATACCTTGCAATTTGGATATCCAGAACAATGGATTGAGATATTAGGAGACCGAATCCGAAAAATTCACGTCAAGGATTTCAAGCAAAGTGTGGGGAATATTACTGGTTTTGTCCCACTTTTAGCAGGTGATGTAAATTGGAAAAAAGTGTTCCAGGCATTAAAGCAGATAGGGTATAAGGATACTGTTACTGCTGAAATACCAGCCTATGCCTATGGACCACAATACCTTGCCGAAGATACGGCGAAGCATCTGGATATTATGTTAAAACACGAAATGGTGAACCATTAG
- a CDS encoding Gfo/Idh/MocA family protein: MGKVRVGFVGVGGIGSVHLKNIDLNEQAEMVAVCDISAEQAVAVGKQYQVPSYTDVNKMLEENSFDALFICVPPFAHGDIEEKAAAKGIHLMVEKPVGLDLETVKKKYEVIKDSGIICATGYCLRYLDTVAKAKEYLQDKEIAMVNGYYFTKFVPTPWYREQSKSGGQLVEQATHTLDLIRYLTGDMDKIYANMNLLVSKDIPNIDIPDVTSVNFTFKNGAIGHLSCSFIQPDHRMGLEILGKEFRVAVDGSNVTITDKYSTITYRPKLNYYEAQDQAFIKAIATNQPDLILSSYENGAQTLAATLAANKSQEKGTPIDLREYYASM, translated from the coding sequence ATGGGGAAAGTTCGCGTTGGCTTTGTAGGTGTCGGAGGAATAGGATCGGTCCATTTGAAAAACATTGATTTGAATGAACAAGCAGAAATGGTAGCAGTATGTGATATTTCCGCAGAGCAAGCGGTAGCTGTGGGCAAACAATATCAAGTTCCTTCCTATACGGATGTGAATAAAATGCTGGAGGAAAATTCATTTGATGCTCTATTTATATGTGTGCCCCCATTTGCCCATGGGGATATAGAAGAAAAGGCAGCAGCAAAGGGCATTCATTTAATGGTAGAAAAACCAGTTGGCCTAGACTTAGAGACAGTAAAGAAGAAATATGAGGTTATTAAAGACTCTGGGATTATTTGTGCGACAGGCTACTGTTTGCGTTACTTAGATACTGTCGCGAAAGCAAAGGAATATTTACAAGATAAAGAGATTGCTATGGTTAACGGCTATTATTTTACTAAATTTGTACCAACTCCGTGGTATCGTGAGCAATCCAAATCTGGGGGACAATTAGTAGAACAAGCAACCCATACGTTAGATTTAATCCGATACTTAACAGGGGATATGGATAAAATCTATGCCAATATGAATCTATTAGTTTCAAAGGATATTCCTAATATTGATATACCAGATGTCACTTCTGTTAATTTTACATTCAAGAACGGGGCAATTGGTCATTTAAGCTGTTCCTTTATTCAACCAGATCACCGAATGGGACTAGAAATTTTGGGAAAGGAGTTTCGCGTTGCCGTTGATGGCTCGAATGTAACGATTACAGATAAATATTCAACGATTACCTATCGACCGAAGCTGAATTATTATGAGGCACAGGATCAAGCTTTTATTAAAGCAATCGCGACTAATCAGCCTGATTTAATTCTGTCCTCCTATGAAAATGGAGCGCAAACACTGGCTGCTACGCTTGCAGCAAATAAATCGCAGGAAAAGGGGACACCGATAGATTTAAGGGAATATTATGCTTCTATGTAA
- a CDS encoding ABC transporter ATP-binding protein has protein sequence MAELNLKHIYKIYDKDLAAVKDFNLHIKDKEFIVFVGPSGCGKSTTLRMVAGLEEISEGEFYIDDELVNDIAPKDRDIAMVFQNYALYPHMNVFDNMAFGLKLRKFPKEEIKRRVEEAAKMLGLEPYLKRKPKALSGGQRQRVALGRAIVRDAKVFLMDEPLSNLDAKLRVQMRAEISKLHQRLQTTTIYVTHDQTEAMTMATRLVVMKDGVIQQVGTPKEVYDHPVNVFVAGFIGSPAMNFFSGRIEGNAFLTEGEIIHLPEEKVEKLNALKKSGEAIILGIRPENIYVKQSDHQSYAQVNARVDVVELMGAETLLYSSIGEDNSYVAKVDGSTNVKPGETIPFYFDIDKCHFFDKETEEKI, from the coding sequence ATGGCTGAATTAAATTTAAAGCATATTTACAAAATATACGATAAAGATTTGGCAGCAGTGAAAGATTTTAATCTACATATTAAAGATAAAGAATTTATCGTATTTGTAGGACCTTCAGGATGTGGAAAATCGACGACTTTAAGAATGGTCGCAGGTCTTGAAGAAATTTCAGAAGGGGAATTTTATATCGATGATGAGCTGGTGAATGATATAGCCCCTAAAGATCGCGATATCGCAATGGTTTTCCAAAATTATGCTTTGTATCCTCATATGAATGTCTTTGATAATATGGCATTCGGATTGAAGCTTCGCAAATTTCCAAAGGAGGAAATAAAGCGCCGTGTAGAGGAAGCCGCAAAGATGCTTGGATTAGAACCATATTTAAAAAGAAAGCCGAAAGCTCTATCAGGAGGACAGCGGCAGCGTGTTGCTTTAGGGCGGGCAATTGTCAGAGATGCCAAGGTATTTTTAATGGATGAACCACTTTCCAATCTAGATGCAAAACTCCGTGTACAAATGCGTGCAGAAATATCAAAGCTCCATCAAAGACTGCAGACGACAACGATTTATGTAACACATGACCAAACAGAAGCAATGACGATGGCGACTCGATTGGTCGTAATGAAAGATGGAGTGATTCAACAAGTAGGGACACCGAAAGAGGTTTATGACCATCCAGTTAATGTCTTCGTTGCAGGATTTATTGGATCACCTGCTATGAATTTCTTCTCTGGACGAATCGAAGGAAATGCCTTTCTAACAGAGGGAGAGATCATTCATTTGCCAGAGGAAAAGGTAGAAAAATTAAATGCGTTAAAAAAATCAGGGGAAGCTATCATCCTTGGTATTAGACCAGAGAATATTTATGTAAAACAAAGTGATCATCAATCCTATGCCCAAGTAAATGCTAGGGTTGATGTGGTGGAACTTATGGGAGCAGAAACCCTGCTTTATTCCTCCATAGGAGAAGATAATTCCTATGTAGCAAAAGTAGACGGCAGTACCAAC
- a CDS encoding Gfo/Idh/MocA family protein, with protein MKVGIISFAHGHAYAYAEALKKMEGVELVGIADDNETRGVEASMRYNTSYYPTYEELLNQDLEAVIITSENAKHHEHVLAAAKQGKHILCEKPIATNKQDAVEMIKACKENNVFLQIAFPVRFSTPVAKAKQIIEDGELGSIVAIKGTNRGTNPGGWFVDKEKSGGGAVMDHTVHLVDIMRWYMGSDVKEVYAEVDNLISDIAIDDCGIVTMEFENNVFASIDCSWSRNKTFPTWGDVTLEIVGTKGTLTVDAFAQKTDVYSMDGATWDFWGEDMNQDLVEDFVSNVKNGVPPTITGEDGLKAMEVALAGYESAKRKGPVLIG; from the coding sequence ATGAAAGTAGGAATTATTAGTTTTGCCCATGGTCATGCGTATGCATATGCGGAGGCATTAAAAAAAATGGAAGGCGTTGAATTAGTGGGGATAGCTGATGACAATGAAACACGAGGAGTAGAAGCCTCAATGAGATACAATACTAGCTATTATCCTACCTATGAGGAGCTTTTGAATCAGGATTTGGAAGCTGTCATTATCACTTCCGAAAACGCGAAACATCATGAACATGTGCTTGCTGCTGCGAAGCAAGGAAAACATATTTTATGCGAAAAGCCAATTGCAACAAACAAGCAGGATGCAGTTGAAATGATTAAGGCTTGTAAAGAAAATAATGTGTTCCTGCAAATTGCCTTTCCTGTACGCTTTAGTACACCAGTTGCGAAAGCAAAGCAAATTATTGAAGACGGCGAACTTGGAAGTATTGTCGCAATTAAAGGGACGAATCGCGGAACAAATCCAGGTGGCTGGTTTGTGGATAAAGAAAAATCTGGCGGTGGAGCAGTAATGGACCATACCGTTCATTTAGTGGACATTATGCGATGGTATATGGGCTCCGATGTGAAGGAAGTTTATGCGGAGGTAGACAATCTTATTTCCGATATTGCTATTGATGATTGTGGAATTGTAACAATGGAATTTGAAAACAATGTGTTTGCCTCTATTGATTGCAGTTGGTCACGTAATAAGACATTCCCAACATGGGGAGATGTTACATTAGAAATTGTTGGGACGAAAGGAACGCTGACAGTTGATGCTTTTGCACAGAAAACGGATGTATATAGCATGGACGGAGCAACATGGGATTTTTGGGGAGAAGATATGAACCAGGATCTTGTGGAAGATTTTGTTTCGAACGTGAAGAATGGAGTACCGCCAACTATTACAGGGGAAGATGGTCTAAAAGCAATGGAGGTTGCGCTTGCAGGCTATGAATCTGCGAAAAGAAAAGGTCCGGTATTAATCGGATAA